The Aspergillus luchuensis IFO 4308 DNA, chromosome 6, nearly complete sequence genome segment GAAACCCAGATAGTGGAGAGAATCGTGTCCAGCGACAAATCTTTATACAACCTCCGAGTTACTCCCATCTTTGACGCATTCACTCTGCTGTACATTGTATTGGAGGCCCACAAGCTTTCCGAGGAGACCGCCAGCGTTAACCATGCCTATACAAACGAAACTTACAAAATCCTCGTGGATACCGTCAAAGAGTACGCCATTTTCATGCTCGATACACAGGGCAATATCACCACCTGGAATCCCGGCGCTGCAATCATGAAGGGATGGCCAGCAGAGGAGATCCTGGGCAGACATTTTTCCGTTTTTTACAGCCCGGAGGATCGCCTGGCTGGAAAGCCCTCCCGAGGTCTTGCTGTGTGCTTGCGCGAAGGCCGTATGGAAGATGAGGGGTGGAGGTATCGGCGCGATGGCTCGCGATTCTGGGCCAATGTGCTTATTACTCCCATCTACCAGTTCGGGCAGCACGTTGGTTTCGTCAAAGTCACCCGGGATCTTAGCGAGCGCAAAGAAGCCGAGGCCCGTATAATCGCTGCTTTCGAAGAGTCGTCACGCTTAAAGACCGACTTTCTCGCCAATATTAGCCACGAAATCCGGACTCCGATGAACGGGATGAAAATTGCCATGACAATGCTGGCTGACTCGGATCTGTCACCGACACAGCTCGAGCATGCTGCCATCATCCAAGACTGCATGTCTCTCTTGCTTGAGACTGTGAACGATGTGCTTGACTACTCAAAACTTTCATCTGGCTCTTTCTCCCTACATTCCGATGTCGTTGATGTCAGCGATGTGGTCGGAGCCGTTATACGGAATTGTCGCCCATCTTTGAAGAACGGTGTCGAACTGACCACGGACATTGCACCTGACTTTCCCCGAAATCTTCGAGGAGACCCCCTACGATATCGCCAGATCCTGCAGAACTTGGTCGGCAATGCAGTCAAGTTTACCGAGAGCGGCCATATCCGGGTCTCCACAGCGTGCTCTCCGGACGAACAAGAGGAGGGATGTTGCATCGTGCGTACAGAGGTCGTCGACACCGGCATCGGTGTTCCTGATAACGCAATGAATACCCTCTTCACCCCATTTACCCGCTTTGCCAACTCGACCACCCGACAATATCAGGGAACTGGATTGGGCCTGTCGATTTGCAAAAGTCTGGCTGAACTCATGGACGGAAAAGTGGGATATTCCCCGAACCCAGATGGCCAAGGCAGTATCTTCTGGTTTACTGCCAAATTGGGAGATCGATCTCGTACCCCGTCACTCAAGCCCTGCAGTCCTGCATTAACGCCCGTGGGCCATGATCTTTGCGATAAAATGCGAGCCATTGCGCCCCACAAACATGTC includes the following:
- a CDS encoding uncharacterized protein (COG:T;~EggNog:ENOG410Q183;~InterPro:IPR001610,IPR001789,IPR035965,IPR003594, IPR003661,IPR036890,IPR036097,IPR011006,IPR000700, IPR013767,IPR000014,IPR004358,IPR005467;~PFAM:PF13426,PF00072,PF00512,PF00989,PF02518, PF08448;~go_function: GO:0000155 - phosphorelay sensor kinase activity [Evidence IEA];~go_function: GO:0016772 - transferase activity, transferring phosphorus-containing groups [Evidence IEA];~go_process: GO:0000160 - phosphorelay signal transduction system [Evidence IEA];~go_process: GO:0006355 - regulation of transcription, DNA-templated [Evidence IEA];~go_process: GO:0007165 - signal transduction [Evidence IEA];~go_process: GO:0016310 - phosphorylation [Evidence IEA]); the protein is MFLDGQVAALSLDEKLATSRSVPLPDDDSPVVSPSLACIYRHTPTPTIVLDSSMAIVEVSDSHLALSGKTRQSMLHATVRDLDPAAVPAPNIAILCGALRAACSTKETQIVERIVSSDKSLYNLRVTPIFDAFTLLYIVLEAHKLSEETASVNHAYTNETYKILVDTVKEYAIFMLDTQGNITTWNPGAAIMKGWPAEEILGRHFSVFYSPEDRLAGKPSRGLAVCLREGRMEDEGWRYRRDGSRFWANVLITPIYQFGQHVGFVKVTRDLSERKEAEARIIAAFEESSRLKTDFLANISHEIRTPMNGMKIAMTMLADSDLSPTQLEHAAIIQDCMSLLLETVNDVLDYSKLSSGSFSLHSDVVDVSDVVGAVIRNCRPSLKNGVELTTDIAPDFPRNLRGDPLRYRQILQNLVGNAVKFTESGHIRVSTACSPDEQEEGCCIVRTEVVDTGIGVPDNAMNTLFTPFTRFANSTTRQYQGTGLGLSICKSLAELMDGKVGYSPNPDGQGSIFWFTAKLGDRSRTPSLKPCSPALTPVGHDLCDKMRAIAPHKHVLLVEDNMVNHTMMLKLLRSIGFTRVDGAWNGAEALSKIKKKPLSYNVVLMDVSMPIMDGLVATGNIRDMGLQMPIIAVTGNAMQGDAQSYIAKGMSDCIGKPVHRDQLLSVLWKWIGS